Proteins from one Halovivax limisalsi genomic window:
- a CDS encoding DUF7312 domain-containing protein produces the protein MTRDADPEDDSEGHTEPATAGDADHRTQPSIPNPNTWADAGTNEGPDGDAGGAEPTAADEGEDSEPIPESGSTPVVAGRIDREHAAFVVLGALTTVLVLLRATGLGL, from the coding sequence ATGACTCGCGACGCGGACCCCGAGGACGACTCGGAGGGACACACCGAGCCCGCGACGGCGGGAGACGCCGACCACAGAACACAGCCGTCCATCCCCAATCCAAATACGTGGGCGGACGCGGGGACGAACGAGGGCCCCGACGGTGACGCGGGCGGCGCGGAACCGACGGCAGCCGACGAGGGCGAGGATTCGGAGCCGATTCCGGAGTCGGGATCGACCCCCGTGGTGGCCGGTCGCATCGACCGCGAACACGCGGCGTTCGTCGTCCTGGGAGCGCTGACGACCGTGCTGGTGTTGCTCCGGGCGACCGGACTGGGACTCTGA
- the pyk gene encoding pyruvate kinase: protein MRNAKIVCTLGPASSDVETIHRLADAGMSVARLNASHGETADRATLVDRVRTVDEETTSPLAVMLDLQGPEIRTAPLEDDEAVTLRDGETIALVEGEAATPAEIGLSDPIVGVTTGDRILLDDGLIELTVTEVTDEAVHARVDSGGELGSRKGVNVPGVELDLETVTDADRRELELAAEKSVDFVAASFVGSADDVYEVNEFLESLGADVPIVSKIERAEAVSNLDSMIDASEGIMVARGDLGVELPMEEVPMIQKRIVRRAHEAGVPVITATEMLDSMVHAPRPTRAEASDVANAVLDGTDAVMLSAETAVGDDPVRVVETMDRIVREVESSSEYGDVLEGRVPKSGGSKTDALARAARYLARDVGADAIVAATESGYTARKAATYRPSIPIIASTPHDGVRRQLALSWGVTPVYAPISDQSADAVIERAVQSAIDAGVAESGETVVVLCGMMTELEGANTTNMLKVHVAADTLETGRVVVEGRASGPIAHASDGALTDLPEGAILALDAEFDGEFDGDVSRLSGILDARPGMTGYAALVAREVGIPMLSGADCTDLAAGRVVTIDGDRGVVYDGELAPRDQTA from the coding sequence ATGAGAAACGCGAAGATCGTCTGCACGCTCGGACCGGCCTCGAGCGACGTCGAGACGATCCACCGGCTGGCGGACGCAGGCATGTCCGTCGCCCGGTTGAACGCCAGCCACGGCGAGACGGCGGATCGGGCGACACTCGTCGACCGGGTTCGGACCGTCGACGAGGAGACCACTAGCCCGCTGGCCGTCATGCTCGACCTCCAGGGGCCAGAGATCCGAACGGCGCCGCTCGAGGACGACGAGGCAGTGACGCTGCGCGACGGCGAGACGATCGCGCTCGTCGAGGGCGAGGCCGCGACGCCGGCGGAGATCGGTCTCTCGGACCCGATCGTCGGCGTCACGACGGGCGATCGGATCCTCCTCGACGACGGCCTGATCGAACTGACGGTGACGGAAGTAACCGACGAAGCGGTCCACGCGCGGGTCGACAGCGGAGGCGAACTCGGAAGTCGGAAGGGGGTGAACGTCCCCGGCGTCGAACTGGATCTGGAGACGGTCACCGACGCGGACAGACGCGAGCTCGAACTGGCGGCCGAGAAATCGGTCGACTTCGTCGCGGCGAGCTTCGTCGGGAGCGCCGACGACGTCTACGAGGTGAACGAGTTCCTGGAAAGTCTCGGCGCCGACGTCCCGATCGTCTCGAAGATCGAGCGCGCCGAGGCGGTCTCGAATCTCGACTCGATGATCGACGCCTCGGAGGGTATCATGGTCGCCCGCGGGGACCTCGGCGTCGAGCTGCCGATGGAGGAGGTGCCGATGATCCAGAAGCGGATCGTCCGCCGGGCCCACGAGGCCGGCGTGCCGGTCATCACGGCGACGGAGATGCTCGACTCGATGGTCCACGCGCCGCGACCGACGCGAGCCGAGGCGTCGGACGTGGCGAACGCGGTGCTCGACGGCACCGACGCGGTGATGCTCTCCGCCGAGACCGCCGTCGGCGACGACCCCGTCCGCGTCGTCGAGACGATGGATCGGATCGTCCGCGAGGTCGAGTCGTCGTCCGAGTACGGGGACGTACTCGAAGGGCGCGTGCCGAAATCCGGCGGCTCGAAGACCGACGCCCTCGCGCGGGCCGCGCGGTACCTGGCCCGGGACGTCGGCGCCGACGCCATCGTCGCGGCGACCGAATCGGGCTACACGGCGCGCAAGGCGGCGACCTACCGCCCGTCCATTCCGATCATCGCCTCGACGCCACACGACGGTGTCCGACGCCAGCTGGCGTTGAGCTGGGGCGTCACGCCGGTCTACGCCCCCATCTCGGATCAGAGCGCGGACGCCGTCATCGAGCGCGCCGTCCAGTCGGCCATCGACGCCGGCGTCGCCGAGAGCGGCGAGACGGTCGTCGTCCTCTGCGGGATGATGACCGAACTCGAGGGGGCGAACACGACGAACATGCTCAAGGTCCACGTCGCCGCCGACACGCTCGAAACCGGCCGCGTCGTCGTCGAGGGACGAGCGAGCGGGCCGATCGCGCACGCTTCCGACGGAGCCCTCACCGACCTCCCCGAGGGGGCGATCCTCGCGCTCGACGCCGAGTTCGACGGCGAATTCGACGGCGACGTCTCGCGGCTCTCGGGCATCCTCGACGCCCGACCCGGGATGACGGGCTACGCGGCGCTGGTGGCGCGGGAAGTCGGCATTCCGATGCTCAGCGGGGCCGACTGCACTGACCTGGCGGCGGGTCGAGTAGTCACCATCGACGGCGACCGCGGCGTCGTCTACGACGGCGAACTCGCCCCCCGCGACCAAACGGCGTGA
- a CDS encoding ribbon-helix-helix domain-containing protein, which translates to MTERSNSSPDRAADGRRSRLEPRQISDRVTVRTTDEQLEAIESLVSADVYPNRSEAIRAGIEAVIERHDPDDSTDDGG; encoded by the coding sequence ATGACGGAACGGAGCAATTCGTCACCGGATCGAGCGGCCGATGGGCGCCGTTCTCGCCTCGAACCGCGCCAGATATCCGATCGCGTCACGGTCAGGACGACCGACGAGCAACTGGAAGCGATCGAGTCGCTCGTCTCGGCCGACGTCTATCCGAACCGGAGCGAAGCCATCAGGGCGGGGATCGAAGCCGTGATCGAACGGCACGATCCGGACGACTCCACCGATGACGGGGGGTGA
- a CDS encoding SPFH domain-containing protein, with protein sequence MATTSILVISALVFVVVIATLLSAVEIVNAYEKRALTVFGEYRKLLEPGINIIPPFVSRTYKFDMRTQTLDVPRQEAITRDNSPVTADAVVYIKVMDAKKAFLEVDDYKKAVSNLAQTTLRAVLGDMELDDTLNKRQEINAHIREELDEPTDEWGIRVESVEVREVNPSKDVQQAMEQQTSAERKRRAMILEAQGERRSAVEKAEGDKQSQIIRAQGEKQSQILEAQGDSISTVLRAKSAESMGERAIVDKGMETLSEIGQGESTTFVLPQELSSLVGRYGKHLTGSDVAEGDGTLESLDFDEETRELIGLDDIAEIIGEIDEEADMDIEAMEQQAQAIKEGKDAANITDPDAVIEEMDQEFGGDAKGEDD encoded by the coding sequence ATGGCAACGACATCCATCCTCGTCATCAGCGCGCTCGTCTTCGTCGTCGTCATCGCGACGCTTCTGAGCGCCGTCGAGATCGTCAACGCGTACGAAAAGCGCGCCCTGACCGTCTTCGGGGAGTACCGGAAACTCCTCGAACCCGGGATCAACATCATCCCGCCGTTCGTCTCGCGAACGTACAAGTTCGACATGCGCACACAGACGCTCGACGTCCCCCGCCAGGAGGCCATCACCCGCGACAACTCGCCGGTGACGGCCGACGCCGTCGTCTACATCAAGGTCATGGACGCAAAGAAGGCGTTTCTGGAGGTCGACGACTACAAGAAGGCCGTCTCGAACCTCGCCCAGACGACGCTTCGGGCCGTCCTCGGCGACATGGAACTCGACGACACCCTCAACAAGCGCCAGGAGATCAACGCCCACATTCGCGAAGAACTCGACGAGCCCACCGACGAGTGGGGGATCCGCGTCGAGAGCGTCGAGGTCCGCGAGGTCAACCCCTCCAAGGACGTCCAGCAGGCGATGGAGCAACAGACCTCCGCGGAGCGCAAACGCCGCGCGATGATCCTCGAAGCCCAGGGAGAACGTCGCAGCGCCGTCGAGAAGGCGGAGGGTGACAAGCAGAGCCAGATCATCCGCGCGCAGGGTGAGAAGCAGAGTCAGATCCTCGAAGCGCAGGGTGACTCCATCTCGACCGTCCTCCGGGCCAAATCCGCCGAGTCCATGGGCGAGCGGGCCATCGTCGACAAGGGGATGGAGACGCTTTCCGAGATCGGCCAGGGCGAGTCGACGACGTTCGTCCTCCCGCAGGAACTCTCCTCGCTGGTCGGACGCTACGGCAAGCACCTCACCGGCAGCGACGTCGCCGAGGGCGACGGCACGCTCGAGAGCCTCGACTTCGACGAGGAGACCCGCGAGCTGATCGGCCTCGACGACATCGCCGAGATCATCGGCGAGATCGACGAGGAGGCCGATATGGACATCGAGGCGATGGAACAGCAGGCCCAGGCGATCAAGGAGGGCAAGGACGCGGCGAACATCACCGATCCCGACGCGGTCATCGAGGAGATGGACCAGGAGTTCGGCGGTGACGCGAAGGGAGAGGACGA
- a CDS encoding NfeD family protein gives MIDLLVSNAAYALLAAGLVLMAIEAVSPGAYLIVIGVALAGAGLVGVLVPGGLNILVLAVLTLAIGAAATWTYREFDFYGGKGTAQTSSSSSLAGATGYVTETVTPRSGEVKLERGGFSPYYTARTTDGTIEEGTEVIVLDPGGGNVLKVEALDSIESDGIDRALARESASDGDEESKNDDYGGSVEGERDATGEAERASDSELESERSG, from the coding sequence ATGATCGATCTGCTGGTCTCGAATGCGGCCTACGCCCTGCTCGCTGCGGGGCTCGTGTTGATGGCGATCGAGGCGGTATCGCCGGGGGCGTATCTGATCGTCATCGGGGTCGCCCTCGCGGGCGCGGGGCTGGTTGGCGTACTCGTCCCCGGCGGCCTCAACATCCTGGTGCTTGCCGTCCTGACGCTCGCCATCGGCGCGGCGGCGACCTGGACCTACCGGGAGTTCGACTTCTACGGCGGGAAGGGGACGGCCCAGACCAGCAGTTCGAGTTCCCTCGCCGGTGCGACCGGCTACGTCACCGAGACCGTCACGCCGCGCTCCGGCGAGGTGAAACTCGAACGCGGCGGGTTCTCGCCGTACTACACGGCCCGGACGACCGACGGTACGATCGAGGAGGGCACCGAGGTCATCGTCCTCGACCCGGGCGGCGGCAACGTCCTCAAAGTGGAAGCGCTCGATAGCATCGAGTCGGACGGGATCGACCGCGCGCTCGCCCGCGAGTCCGCGAGCGACGGAGACGAGGAGTCGAAGAACGACGACTACGGCGGGTCGGTCGAGGGCGAGCGGGACGCCACTGGCGAGGCCGAGCGGGCGTCGGATTCCGAACTCGAGTCCGAGCGCTCCGGCTGA
- the map gene encoding type II methionyl aminopeptidase, whose translation MADSEVDLDAEQYDKHREAGEILAQVRAETADRVEVGVSHLEVAEFAEDRIRELGGQPAFPVNISIDEEAAHATPGIDDETTFGEEMINLDIGVHVDGWLADTAITVDLSGHDDLAEAPAAALEAAIDLIEPGVETGELGAAIESSIDDYGYNPVVNLTGHGLGHWEQHTSPTIPNREVSQGTTLEVGDVVAIEPFATDGGGKVSEGASEEIFSLEREGTVRNRQARQALSQITEEFRTLPFATRWLETDRAAMALRRLKRNDIVHGYPVLKEDDGCLVSQKEHTVIVTEDGCEVTTRDRA comes from the coding sequence ATGGCCGATTCCGAGGTCGATCTCGATGCCGAGCAGTACGACAAGCACCGCGAGGCGGGCGAGATCCTGGCCCAGGTGAGAGCCGAGACGGCCGACCGCGTCGAGGTCGGCGTCTCCCACCTGGAGGTGGCGGAGTTCGCCGAGGATCGCATCCGCGAACTCGGCGGGCAACCCGCGTTCCCGGTGAATATCTCCATCGACGAAGAGGCGGCCCACGCGACGCCGGGAATCGACGACGAGACCACCTTCGGCGAGGAGATGATCAATCTGGACATCGGCGTCCACGTCGACGGCTGGCTGGCCGACACGGCGATCACGGTCGACCTCTCCGGACACGACGACCTCGCTGAGGCTCCCGCCGCCGCCCTCGAGGCCGCGATCGACCTGATCGAACCGGGCGTCGAAACGGGCGAGCTCGGCGCCGCGATCGAATCGTCGATCGACGACTACGGCTACAATCCGGTCGTCAACCTCACCGGCCACGGACTCGGTCACTGGGAACAACACACCAGCCCGACGATCCCGAACCGGGAAGTCTCGCAGGGGACGACGCTCGAGGTGGGCGACGTGGTCGCCATCGAACCCTTCGCGACCGACGGCGGCGGCAAGGTGAGCGAAGGGGCCTCGGAGGAGATCTTCTCGCTCGAGCGCGAGGGAACGGTCCGAAACCGCCAGGCGCGTCAGGCCCTCTCGCAGATCACCGAGGAATTTCGAACCCTTCCGTTCGCGACGCGCTGGCTGGAGACCGACCGCGCGGCGATGGCGCTGCGCCGGCTCAAGCGAAACGACATCGTCCACGGCTACCCCGTGTTGAAAGAGGACGACGGTTGCCTCGTCAGCCAGAAAGAACACACCGTCATCGTCACCGAGGACGGCTGCGAAGTAACTACCCGCGATCGAGCGTAA
- a CDS encoding HIT family protein encodes MDQVFAPWRIEWVEREDAVDDGDASACPFCDLPERQDDRETRIVARSPRSFVLMNNYPYNPGHVMVIPRTHTGAYAGLEEAVLLDHARLKQRTLTALDEAMGVDGFNTGLNLGDAAGGSIDDHVHTHVVPRWGGDTNFMPVISDTKVIVQAIEDTYDALYDAFADFDDATVPGSDRAVEFEW; translated from the coding sequence ATGGATCAGGTGTTCGCTCCCTGGCGCATCGAGTGGGTGGAGCGGGAGGACGCCGTCGACGACGGTGACGCGTCGGCGTGTCCGTTCTGCGATCTCCCGGAGCGTCAGGACGACCGCGAGACCCGCATCGTCGCCCGGAGCCCCCGGAGCTTCGTCCTGATGAACAACTACCCGTACAATCCCGGCCACGTGATGGTGATCCCCCGGACGCACACCGGAGCGTACGCGGGACTCGAGGAAGCCGTCCTGCTCGATCACGCCCGGCTGAAACAGCGAACGCTCACCGCACTCGACGAGGCCATGGGCGTCGACGGATTCAACACCGGGTTGAACCTGGGCGACGCGGCCGGCGGCTCGATCGACGATCACGTCCACACGCACGTCGTCCCCCGCTGGGGCGGCGACACCAACTTCATGCCCGTCATCAGTGACACCAAGGTCATCGTGCAGGCGATCGAGGACACCTACGACGCGCTGTACGATGCGTTCGCGGACTTCGACGACGCGACGGTCCCGGGGTCGGATCGGGCGGTCGAGTTCGAGTGGTGA
- a CDS encoding DUF5806 family protein, with protein sequence MPENTHSSPDGDTTPDRFESLEGAARDRVDDFLRDRVAFTAREWAIARLCADFRTKTGVEMTTVGEELPDLVPFVHEPYSRQAVYQARRSFEEKVRTAGATFCYGAFADFFTADELDDVLYEATEVARFLIEVEGLRRSHADESRSEAQVRSAMESVHRASRDLRYDRCPNCGHELDEDAIESD encoded by the coding sequence ATGCCCGAGAACACCCATTCGTCCCCCGACGGGGACACGACACCCGACCGGTTCGAATCGCTCGAAGGCGCCGCCCGCGATCGCGTCGACGACTTCCTTCGCGACCGCGTCGCGTTCACCGCGCGCGAGTGGGCGATCGCCCGACTCTGCGCCGACTTCCGGACGAAGACCGGCGTCGAGATGACGACCGTCGGCGAGGAGCTGCCGGATCTCGTCCCCTTCGTGCACGAGCCCTACAGCCGCCAGGCCGTCTACCAGGCGCGTCGCTCGTTCGAGGAGAAGGTTCGCACCGCGGGAGCCACGTTTTGCTACGGCGCGTTCGCCGACTTCTTCACGGCCGACGAGCTCGACGACGTGCTCTACGAGGCGACGGAGGTCGCCCGGTTCCTGATCGAGGTGGAGGGGCTCCGGCGCTCGCACGCCGACGAATCGCGATCCGAAGCGCAGGTCCGTTCCGCCATGGAATCGGTCCACCGCGCGAGCCGGGACCTCCGCTACGACCGCTGTCCCAACTGCGGACACGAACTCGACGAGGACGCGATCGAATCGGACTGA
- a CDS encoding cobyric acid synthase, translating into MSGADTILVVGTASHVGKSAVCAGLCRLLADRGYDVAPFKAQNMSNNARVAVTPSGSWGEIGVSQYVQARAARVPATTDMNPVLLKPRGEGESQVIVDGEPIGHRSAAAYYEEGWETAVSAAEAAHARLASEYDVIVAEGAGGAAEPNLAHRDLANRETARFADAAVLVLADIERGGAFASLYGTLELAPAELRERVVGAAITKFRGDRDVLAPALDDIEARTGVPILGVLPYDDPGLPEEDSVGLPDGVETVGADEVPDSRSVHVAVPRLPRISNFTDLEPLAREPGVRIRYVDPDDPIETADAVVLPGTKNTVDDLRTLRAAGFGDRLAAFDGPIVGICGGYQLLGERLTNAHVEGTGDGRTLAGFGLLPVETRFSRAKRVERVSYAVDGVGPLAGAAGRASGYEIHAGETRATESVARPIGPQSAASGRVLGTYLHGLFENRFVREAFCERVFGRAGTEPPARGPERVNPYDAAATLVETHLDVEALLASVSAGTSSH; encoded by the coding sequence ATGAGCGGCGCGGACACGATCCTCGTCGTCGGGACGGCCTCGCACGTCGGCAAGAGCGCGGTCTGTGCGGGCCTCTGCCGGCTCCTGGCCGATCGCGGCTACGACGTCGCGCCGTTCAAGGCCCAGAACATGAGCAACAACGCCCGCGTCGCCGTGACACCCTCGGGGTCGTGGGGCGAGATCGGCGTCTCGCAGTACGTCCAGGCGCGCGCCGCCCGCGTCCCGGCCACGACCGACATGAACCCCGTCCTCCTGAAGCCCCGCGGGGAGGGCGAGAGTCAGGTGATCGTCGACGGGGAACCGATCGGTCACCGATCCGCGGCCGCCTACTACGAGGAGGGCTGGGAGACGGCCGTGTCGGCCGCCGAAGCCGCCCACGCCCGGCTCGCGAGCGAGTACGACGTGATCGTCGCCGAGGGGGCCGGCGGCGCCGCGGAGCCGAACCTCGCCCACCGCGACCTGGCGAACCGCGAGACCGCCCGCTTCGCGGACGCGGCCGTGCTCGTCCTCGCCGACATCGAACGGGGCGGCGCCTTCGCGAGCCTGTACGGCACGCTCGAACTCGCGCCCGCAGAGTTGCGCGAGCGGGTCGTCGGCGCGGCGATCACCAAATTCCGCGGCGATCGAGACGTTCTCGCGCCCGCGCTCGACGACATCGAGGCGCGCACCGGCGTCCCGATCCTGGGCGTCCTTCCCTACGACGATCCCGGCCTCCCCGAGGAGGACAGCGTCGGGCTCCCGGACGGCGTCGAGACCGTGGGGGCGGACGAGGTACCCGACTCGCGATCGGTGCACGTCGCCGTCCCGCGTCTGCCGCGGATCTCGAACTTCACGGATCTCGAACCGCTCGCTCGCGAACCCGGCGTCCGAATCCGGTACGTCGATCCCGACGATCCGATCGAGACGGCCGACGCCGTCGTCCTGCCCGGAACCAAGAACACCGTCGACGACCTGCGGACGCTCCGTGCGGCCGGGTTCGGCGACAGACTCGCGGCATTCGACGGACCGATCGTCGGCATCTGCGGCGGCTACCAGCTGCTCGGCGAGCGACTCACGAACGCCCATGTCGAGGGGACCGGCGACGGCCGTACCCTCGCGGGATTCGGGTTGCTCCCGGTCGAGACCCGGTTCTCCCGGGCGAAGCGGGTCGAACGGGTCAGCTACGCCGTCGACGGGGTCGGCCCGCTCGCCGGCGCCGCGGGCCGTGCGAGCGGCTACGAGATCCACGCGGGCGAAACCCGCGCGACCGAATCCGTCGCGCGGCCGATCGGCCCGCAGAGTGCGGCGTCGGGGCGGGTGCTCGGGACCTACCTCCACGGCCTCTTCGAGAATCGATTCGTGCGCGAGGCGTTCTGCGAGCGGGTCTTCGGCCGCGCTGGAACCGAGCCGCCCGCTCGCGGTCCGGAGCGGGTGAATCCGTACGACGCCGCCGCGACCCTCGTCGAGACCCATCTCGACGTCGAGGCGCTACTCGCATCCGTATCGGCGGGAACATCGTCACACTGA
- a CDS encoding cobyrinic acid a,c-diamide synthase — protein MKGLVLAGTASGVGKTVATLAAIRALDNAGYDVQPAKAGPDFIDPSHHAVVSGRPSRTLDPWLEGEAGLRRAFWRGDGDVCLVEGMMGLYDGSEVSTAGIAARLDLPVVLVLDASAGMQSVGATALGFREFAARLDRDVDVAGVVLQRAHGGRHEAGIRDALPDDLAYLGRIPPMADLEIPDRHLGLHRGEEAPVDADALDRAAETIDAAGLAALARTPPRPSAAAAERDSTSGAEATSIGMASTADPEVRVAVARDEAFCFVYPSTIERLGERADVVTFQPTAGDPVPSCDGVYLPGGYPELHAETLANAPALEDLAARASDGLPVLGECGGLMALSESLTTADGETHRMAGVLPADVELCERYQALDHVELRARTDGVTARADESLRGHEFHYSTASVGDDARFAFDVRRGEGIDGAHDGLTEYAVLGTYTHCHPESGAFDRFLDVASERAGVADRRGGRA, from the coding sequence ATGAAGGGCCTCGTGCTCGCCGGAACGGCATCGGGCGTGGGCAAGACCGTCGCCACGCTCGCCGCGATACGCGCACTCGATAACGCGGGCTACGACGTCCAGCCGGCCAAAGCCGGGCCGGATTTCATCGATCCGAGTCACCACGCGGTCGTCAGCGGCCGCCCCTCCCGGACGCTCGATCCCTGGCTCGAAGGCGAGGCGGGGCTCCGTCGGGCTTTCTGGCGCGGCGACGGCGACGTCTGTCTCGTGGAGGGCATGATGGGCCTCTACGACGGCAGCGAGGTGAGCACGGCGGGGATCGCCGCGCGACTCGACCTGCCGGTCGTGCTCGTCCTCGACGCGAGCGCCGGGATGCAGAGCGTAGGCGCGACCGCGCTCGGCTTTCGCGAGTTCGCCGCCCGGCTCGATCGGGACGTCGACGTCGCGGGCGTCGTCCTCCAGCGCGCCCACGGCGGCCGTCACGAGGCCGGCATTCGGGACGCGCTTCCCGACGATCTGGCGTATCTGGGTCGCATCCCGCCGATGGCCGACCTCGAGATCCCCGACCGCCACCTCGGACTGCACAGGGGCGAGGAGGCGCCGGTCGACGCGGACGCGCTGGACCGGGCCGCCGAGACGATCGACGCGGCCGGCCTCGCAGCCCTCGCTCGCACGCCACCGCGTCCGAGCGCGGCCGCCGCCGAACGTGATTCGACGAGCGGGGCCGAGGCGACGTCGATCGGGATGGCGTCGACGGCCGACCCCGAGGTGCGCGTCGCCGTCGCCCGCGACGAGGCCTTCTGCTTCGTCTATCCGTCGACGATCGAGCGACTGGGCGAGCGTGCTGACGTCGTGACCTTCCAGCCGACCGCCGGCGATCCGGTGCCGTCCTGCGACGGCGTCTACCTTCCCGGCGGGTACCCGGAACTCCACGCCGAGACCCTCGCGAACGCGCCCGCGCTCGAGGATCTCGCCGCCCGAGCGAGCGACGGGCTGCCCGTGCTGGGCGAGTGCGGCGGACTGATGGCGCTTTCGGAATCGCTGACGACGGCGGACGGGGAGACCCACCGGATGGCCGGCGTCCTGCCCGCCGACGTGGAACTGTGCGAGCGGTATCAGGCGCTGGACCACGTCGAACTGCGGGCCCGGACCGACGGGGTCACCGCGCGAGCGGACGAGTCCCTGCGGGGGCACGAGTTTCACTACTCGACGGCGAGCGTCGGCGACGACGCTCGGTTCGCGTTCGACGTCCGACGCGGCGAGGGGATCGACGGCGCGCACGACGGTCTCACCGAGTACGCGGTACTGGGCACGTACACGCACTGTCACCCCGAGAGCGGCGCGTTCGACCGCTTTCTCGACGTCGCGTCGGAACGCGCTGGCGTCGCCGACCGGCGCGGCGGTCGCGCATGA
- a CDS encoding tRNA (N(6)-L-threonylcarbamoyladenosine(37)-C(2))-methylthiotransferase, producing MARYHIETYGCTSNRGESRRIERRLRDAGHHRVDGPDEADVAILNTCTVVEKTERNMLRRAAELTEATADLYVTGCMALAQGEEFEDAGIDAEVCHWDEVPEAVTNGECPTTTPDAEPVLDGVVGILPIARGCMSDCSYCITKRATGKIDSPPIEENVEKARALLHAGAKELRITGQDTGVYGWDDGERRLHRLLERICELEGDFRVRVGMANPKGVHGIREELAAAFAEHEELYDFLHAPVQSGSDDVLADMRRQHQVSEYVEVVEAFDDALEYWTLSTDFIVGFPTETEHDHAQSMALLRETRPEKINVTRFSKRPGTDAADMKGLGGTVKKERSTEMSAAKREIVREAYADMVGETREDVLVVERGTGDSVKCRDSAYRQLIVRNASEYGIEPGDFVDLEVTANETMYAFAEPA from the coding sequence ATGGCCCGCTATCACATCGAGACGTACGGCTGTACGTCAAATCGCGGGGAGAGCCGCCGGATCGAGCGGCGGCTCCGCGACGCGGGCCACCACCGGGTCGACGGCCCCGACGAGGCGGACGTCGCGATCCTCAACACCTGCACCGTCGTGGAGAAGACCGAGCGGAACATGCTCCGACGGGCCGCGGAGCTGACCGAGGCGACGGCGGACCTCTACGTCACCGGCTGCATGGCCCTCGCACAGGGCGAGGAATTCGAAGACGCCGGAATCGACGCCGAGGTTTGTCACTGGGACGAGGTCCCCGAGGCGGTCACCAACGGCGAGTGTCCCACGACCACGCCCGACGCCGAACCCGTCCTGGACGGCGTCGTCGGCATCCTGCCGATCGCTCGCGGCTGCATGTCGGACTGTTCGTACTGCATCACGAAGCGGGCGACCGGCAAGATCGACTCGCCGCCGATTGAGGAGAACGTCGAGAAAGCCCGCGCGCTACTCCACGCCGGGGCAAAGGAACTTCGCATCACCGGCCAGGACACCGGGGTCTACGGCTGGGACGACGGCGAACGACGGCTCCACCGCCTCCTCGAACGCATCTGCGAACTCGAGGGCGACTTCCGGGTTCGCGTCGGCATGGCCAACCCGAAGGGCGTCCACGGCATCCGGGAGGAACTCGCCGCCGCCTTCGCCGAACACGAGGAACTCTACGACTTCCTGCACGCGCCCGTCCAGTCGGGCAGCGACGACGTCCTCGCCGACATGCGTCGCCAGCACCAGGTCTCGGAGTACGTCGAGGTCGTCGAGGCGTTCGACGACGCGCTGGAGTACTGGACGCTCTCGACGGACTTCATCGTCGGCTTCCCGACCGAGACCGAGCACGATCACGCCCAGTCGATGGCCCTGCTTCGCGAAACCCGCCCGGAGAAGATCAACGTCACCCGATTCTCGAAGCGCCCGGGCACCGACGCCGCCGACATGAAGGGGCTGGGCGGCACCGTCAAGAAGGAGCGCTCGACGGAGATGAGCGCCGCCAAGCGCGAGATCGTCCGCGAGGCCTACGCCGACATGGTGGGCGAAACGCGCGAGGACGTCCTCGTCGTCGAGCGCGGCACCGGCGACTCCGTGAAGTGTCGCGACTCTGCCTACCGACAGCTCATCGTCAGGAACGCGAGCGAGTACGGCATCGAGCCCGGGGACTTCGTCGATCTCGAAGTGACCGCCAACGAGACCATGTACGCCTTCGCAGAGCCGGCGTGA